In a single window of the Nocardiopsis composta genome:
- a CDS encoding FecCD family ABC transporter permease encodes MNRTDRSPGAGGTAVAESAPGQSTAGGPPGADDVRRIPLAPCLAAGLAVLLAAMVLGASVGPLYVPFAEVVQIVAGKLGLASAAGPDQRDVSVVWQLRVPRVLLGAMVGAALAMSGAALQSLFNNPLADPGIIGVSGGASTGAVAVIVLAGGTASAWPVPLGAFAAGLGVSALIYALARPGRTRGTARLLLVGIAVGSGCQALTGFFTYIADDAQLQTLTFWQMGSLGKADWEQVAAVVPVFAVAAVILARSARTLDVLTLGERQAQHLGLNVKRSRAVIVVATALLTGAAVAFAGTIGFVGLVVPHIVRILTGPGHRALLPLSAITGSVLLIAADTASRTLNPPSEIPIGLFTAAAGAPFFLFLIVRMKRSSW; translated from the coding sequence GTGAACCGGACCGACCGATCCCCCGGGGCGGGCGGCACCGCCGTCGCCGAGAGCGCGCCCGGGCAGAGCACCGCCGGCGGGCCGCCCGGCGCCGACGACGTCCGGCGGATCCCGCTGGCGCCGTGCCTGGCCGCGGGCCTGGCCGTGCTCCTCGCCGCCATGGTCCTCGGCGCCTCCGTCGGCCCGCTGTACGTGCCGTTCGCCGAGGTCGTCCAGATCGTCGCCGGCAAGCTCGGGCTCGCCTCCGCCGCCGGCCCCGACCAGCGCGACGTCTCCGTCGTGTGGCAGCTGCGCGTCCCCCGCGTGCTGCTCGGGGCGATGGTCGGCGCCGCGCTGGCGATGTCCGGCGCGGCCCTGCAGAGCCTGTTCAACAACCCGCTCGCCGACCCCGGCATCATCGGGGTCAGCGGCGGCGCCTCCACCGGCGCCGTCGCGGTCATCGTCCTGGCCGGCGGCACCGCCTCCGCCTGGCCGGTGCCGCTGGGGGCGTTCGCCGCGGGTCTGGGGGTGAGCGCGCTCATCTACGCCCTGGCCCGGCCGGGGCGCACCCGCGGCACCGCGCGGCTGCTGCTGGTGGGCATCGCCGTCGGCTCCGGCTGCCAGGCGCTCACCGGCTTCTTCACCTACATCGCCGACGACGCCCAGCTGCAGACGCTCACCTTCTGGCAGATGGGCTCGCTCGGCAAGGCCGACTGGGAGCAGGTGGCCGCCGTCGTGCCGGTCTTCGCCGTCGCCGCGGTGATCCTGGCCAGGAGCGCGCGCACGCTCGACGTGCTCACCCTCGGCGAGCGGCAGGCGCAGCACCTGGGCCTGAACGTCAAGCGGAGCCGCGCCGTGATCGTCGTCGCCACGGCGCTGCTCACCGGCGCCGCGGTCGCCTTCGCCGGCACGATCGGCTTCGTCGGCCTGGTGGTGCCGCACATCGTGCGGATCCTCACCGGGCCGGGGCACCGGGCCCTGCTGCCGCTGTCGGCGATCACCGGCTCGGTACTGCTCATCGCCGCCGACACCGCCTCGCGCACGCTGAACCCGCCGTCGGAGATCCCCATCGGGCTCTTCACGGCCGCCGCCGGGGCGCCGTTCTTCCTGTTCCTGATCGTCCGGATGAAGAGGAGTTCGTGGTGA